The following proteins come from a genomic window of Flavobacteriales bacterium:
- the hutI gene encoding imidazolonepropionase, whose protein sequence is MKTLFKNIQSLLLVEEEPTRWVAGSDMRTLPHLNDAWLLVEGDKIDSFGGMDTAPNAADEVIDCTGKVVMPAWCDSHTHLVYAGSREGEFVDKINGLSYEEIAKRGGGILNSAQRLRDTPEDELYEQSARRMGEIITMGTGAVEIKSGYGLTTESELKMLRVARRLQKEFPLAVKTTFLGAHAFPAEYRENREAYVDLVMNEMVPAVAEEKLADYIDVFCDRGFFTPQQTERILAAGAEYGLAPKIHANELDFSGGIQAGVKYAARSVDHLECTGDAEIDALLSSETMSTLLPSTAFFLGMEYPPARKMIDAGLPVALASDYNPGSSPSGRMPFILSLACIKMKMLPEEAIQAATLNGAYAMGLEATHGSICPGKQANLIVTKNVNSYSFLPYAFGANWIESTYVNGARLYHDLD, encoded by the coding sequence ATGAAGACCTTATTCAAGAACATACAATCTCTATTACTCGTAGAAGAAGAACCCACTCGCTGGGTGGCCGGATCCGACATGCGAACCTTACCGCATTTGAACGACGCGTGGCTGCTCGTTGAAGGCGATAAGATCGACTCGTTCGGTGGTATGGACACCGCTCCAAACGCGGCCGACGAGGTGATCGATTGCACCGGAAAAGTAGTGATGCCGGCGTGGTGCGATAGCCACACCCACCTCGTATATGCCGGAAGTCGCGAAGGAGAATTCGTGGACAAGATCAACGGGCTCAGCTACGAAGAAATAGCCAAACGAGGTGGTGGTATCCTCAACAGCGCACAGAGGCTGCGCGACACCCCTGAAGACGAGCTCTATGAACAAAGCGCTCGACGTATGGGCGAGATCATTACCATGGGAACCGGTGCTGTTGAGATCAAGAGCGGCTACGGACTCACCACGGAATCAGAACTCAAAATGCTTCGCGTTGCCCGCCGCTTGCAGAAGGAATTTCCACTGGCCGTAAAAACGACCTTTCTAGGCGCACATGCTTTTCCGGCCGAGTATCGCGAAAACCGCGAGGCTTATGTCGACCTGGTGATGAACGAGATGGTTCCGGCCGTGGCCGAAGAGAAGTTGGCCGACTACATCGACGTGTTCTGTGACAGAGGGTTCTTTACTCCCCAACAAACAGAGCGCATATTGGCCGCCGGAGCCGAATACGGGCTCGCCCCGAAGATCCACGCAAACGAGCTCGACTTCTCGGGTGGAATTCAAGCCGGAGTTAAATATGCAGCTCGTTCCGTTGATCACCTCGAGTGTACCGGCGACGCTGAGATCGACGCATTGCTCAGTAGTGAGACCATGAGTACCTTGCTTCCATCGACGGCCTTTTTCCTCGGTATGGAGTATCCACCGGCGCGAAAAATGATCGATGCAGGATTGCCCGTGGCCTTAGCCAGCGACTACAATCCAGGATCGAGCCCATCGGGTCGAATGCCCTTCATTCTATCGCTCGCCTGTATAAAAATGAAGATGCTCCCCGAAGAGGCGATTCAGGCCGCAACCCTTAACGGCGCCTATGCCATGGGGCTCGAAGCTACTCACGGCAGTATTTGTCCGGGCAAGCAAGCCAACCTAATCGTCACGAAAAACGTGAACAGTTATAGTTTTCTGCCGTACGCCTTCGGTGCCAACTGGATCGAAAGCACGTACGTCAACGGAGCCCGTTTATATCATGACCTGGACTGA
- a CDS encoding formimidoylglutamase: MTWTDHWRPFTSEDAATCTSAREGEIKIGQRVQCADSGILESLEASNARYVLLGIPEDIGVRANGGRPGAAYGWKATLPHFMNVQSNEYLDGKEVLVLGTLNTAEWMKTSQGVSVDRLRELTAKIDAAVWPLIEKIAALGKVPMVIGGGHNNSYGCLRGVSQAIGRPIHCVNVDPHADFRSPEGRHSGNGFRYARDEGYLEQYSVFGLHEGYNSAEMLSLLKRPGKSWCLSFENVSFGRLPMIDHWDELWSRFGSEKVGLEIDVDGITDFPSSADTPSGFTLNEIRQMLLALKNKDARVAYLHIAEAAPSLVAGSDRKVGRSLAFLLCDFIKSGAGRH, from the coding sequence ATGACCTGGACTGACCACTGGAGACCGTTCACATCTGAGGACGCCGCGACATGCACATCCGCCCGCGAGGGCGAAATCAAAATCGGGCAACGCGTTCAATGCGCCGACAGCGGGATCCTCGAAAGCCTAGAGGCTTCGAATGCTCGCTATGTGCTGTTGGGTATTCCGGAGGATATTGGAGTGCGCGCCAATGGCGGTAGACCGGGTGCAGCCTACGGCTGGAAGGCCACACTTCCGCATTTCATGAATGTGCAGAGTAATGAGTACCTGGACGGCAAGGAGGTGCTGGTGCTCGGAACGCTCAACACCGCCGAATGGATGAAGACCTCGCAAGGGGTATCCGTCGATCGACTGCGAGAGCTCACGGCCAAGATCGATGCCGCCGTTTGGCCGCTGATCGAAAAGATCGCCGCGCTGGGCAAGGTCCCGATGGTGATCGGCGGCGGACATAACAACAGCTATGGCTGTTTGCGTGGAGTTTCTCAGGCTATAGGACGCCCCATCCACTGCGTCAATGTTGACCCACACGCTGATTTCCGTAGTCCTGAGGGGCGGCACAGCGGCAACGGGTTTCGGTACGCTCGCGATGAGGGCTATTTAGAGCAGTATTCGGTCTTTGGGCTACACGAAGGTTATAATTCGGCCGAAATGCTTTCGCTGTTGAAGAGGCCCGGTAAATCTTGGTGCCTAAGTTTTGAGAACGTTTCATTTGGGCGGTTGCCCATGATCGATCATTGGGACGAGTTGTGGAGCCGGTTTGGAAGCGAAAAGGTCGGACTCGAGATCGATGTGGACGGAATTACCGATTTCCCGTCGAGTGCCGACACGCCAAGTGGATTCACGCTAAACGAAATACGCCAGATGTTGCTGGCACTAAAAAATAAAGATGCCCGCGTGGCTTACCTGCATATAGCCGAAGCGGCACCTTCGTTGGTGGCCGGATCGGACCGTAAAGTGGGACGTTCGCTGGCATTCTTGCTGTGTGATTTTATTAAAAGTGGCGCCGGAAGGCATTAA
- a CDS encoding gliding motility-associated C-terminal domain-containing protein: protein MISEKNIRNLLSSLFLLFSAASLILPQAVNYDFRGAQFTFTWNGGTASPVCGDNALTFDYTDTTSVDSLYWDFDDALAGTASYGAGIPTISYQYLNAGTYNVSVTGYDLTGTQVGSTSNTFDLALTPPTQTLTPDICANGTVLLDATQPFSTYSWNPPNAGAATYTATALDTVVTCTVTNICGSGTLTFNLNHIDTVSVSIADFVICPGDVIPMLNAIQPASAGPVTYLWSSGSTASTDTITTHGTYSVTVTNACGSDTATFVATTPPPLTVDVGPDTLICQGQSYTITATTNQPNVQYQWMGNPNNGGTTFTVNSGGTYFVAATNDCEFVYDTIVIDQPQSFVLDLGDDTIICTGDQIVLDPGLSGAPYQYIWDDNSTDTIRIVTGPGTYYAEVMDSCSTQFDTIVITSPPPFTVDLGPDGTYCSADNITLDPGVSGPGYTYLWQDGSTSSTYNVLDVGTYSVIVTDECQSISDDVTFTPFTGFTVTLGNDKVICDGQSFQLQASFPDSDYLWQDGNTNSTYTVSGPGDYYVTIFNICDTVTSDTVNVEVDPCACNMYVPNAFTPNVDGKNEFFRPVTDFSSCVVLEYEMRIFTRWGQEIFYSDNIAEGWDGTFNDEYLVDTVYFYEIIYSIRNQGESRIKQDRLSGNIFMIR from the coding sequence ATGATCTCTGAAAAGAATATACGTAACCTACTCTCTTCCTTATTTCTCCTTTTCTCCGCGGCGTCGCTAATCCTGCCGCAGGCAGTGAACTACGATTTCCGCGGAGCGCAGTTCACCTTTACCTGGAATGGGGGTACCGCTAGCCCGGTTTGTGGCGATAATGCTTTGACCTTCGACTATACCGATACTACATCGGTAGATTCGCTTTACTGGGATTTTGACGATGCTTTGGCCGGTACGGCCAGCTATGGTGCAGGTATTCCAACAATCAGCTATCAGTATTTGAATGCGGGTACCTACAACGTATCCGTTACCGGATACGACTTAACCGGCACACAAGTCGGGTCAACTTCGAATACTTTTGACCTGGCCTTAACCCCTCCCACTCAAACGCTAACGCCCGACATTTGTGCAAATGGAACAGTCCTGCTCGATGCTACTCAACCTTTTAGTACGTATAGCTGGAATCCGCCCAATGCCGGAGCAGCTACCTACACGGCTACGGCACTCGATACGGTCGTCACCTGTACGGTGACCAATATTTGCGGTTCGGGGACCTTGACCTTCAACCTGAATCACATCGATACGGTTTCAGTGAGTATTGCCGACTTTGTTATTTGTCCGGGAGACGTGATCCCCATGCTCAATGCCATTCAGCCCGCTAGTGCCGGTCCGGTGACATACCTTTGGTCGAGCGGTTCAACGGCATCAACGGATACCATTACTACCCATGGTACATATTCAGTTACGGTGACTAATGCCTGTGGCTCGGATACCGCAACCTTTGTGGCCACTACGCCTCCACCACTGACGGTGGACGTGGGCCCCGACACCTTGATCTGTCAAGGTCAGTCGTACACCATTACGGCTACGACCAATCAGCCCAACGTACAATACCAATGGATGGGGAATCCGAACAACGGTGGAACCACATTTACTGTGAACTCGGGCGGAACCTACTTCGTGGCGGCCACGAATGACTGTGAATTCGTTTACGACACCATCGTGATCGATCAACCTCAGTCTTTCGTTTTGGACCTCGGCGACGATACCATCATTTGTACCGGGGATCAAATCGTGCTCGATCCGGGATTGAGTGGAGCGCCCTACCAATACATTTGGGACGATAACTCCACCGATACTATTCGTATTGTAACCGGACCGGGCACCTATTACGCTGAGGTTATGGACAGCTGCTCTACTCAGTTCGATACCATTGTGATCACTAGTCCGCCTCCGTTTACCGTGGACCTCGGACCTGATGGAACGTACTGTTCCGCAGATAATATTACTTTGGATCCGGGCGTGAGTGGCCCTGGTTATACCTATTTGTGGCAAGATGGATCAACATCGTCTACCTATAACGTATTAGACGTTGGAACCTATTCCGTCATCGTTACGGACGAATGTCAGAGTATTTCCGATGACGTTACCTTTACGCCATTTACAGGCTTCACTGTAACACTCGGAAACGACAAGGTCATTTGCGACGGTCAGAGTTTCCAGCTCCAGGCTTCGTTCCCAGATTCTGACTACCTCTGGCAAGACGGAAACACTAATTCTACTTACACCGTTTCCGGACCGGGTGATTACTATGTGACGATCTTCAACATTTGTGACACGGTAACAAGTGACACTGTAAATGTAGAAGTGGATCCATGTGCTTGTAACATGTACGTACCGAATGCCTTTACACCGAACGTTGACGGTAAAAACGAATTCTTTAGGCCCGTAACGGACTTTTCGAGTTGTGTCGTTCTCGAATACGAAATGCGCATTTTTACTCGGTGGGGACAGGAGATCTTTTACTCAGACAACATTGCCGAAGGGTGGGACGGAACCTTTAACGATGAATACTTGGTAGACACGGTATACTTCTATGAAATCATTTACAGTATTCGAAATCAAGGAGAATCGCGAATCAAACAGGACCGATTGTCCGGTAATATTTTCATGATCCGATAA
- a CDS encoding FAD-binding protein: MANVIQLRVKPVVAATPEQLDKAVSNALGLRPDEQLPPYRIDRRSIDARGRSVWINLKLLVQEPGETLAPSTFEPIAQNVSNAPEVVIIGAGSAGLFAALELIEFGLRPIILERGKDVRARRRDLAVLNKEHIVDPDSNYCFGEGGAGTYSDGKLYTRSKKRGDIAKVLELLVAFGAPEDILIDAHPHIGTNKLPKVITAIREFIEECGGEVRFGARVESFRVKNGKLEGVIDSGGTLHAAKAFILATGHSARDIFSQLHRQGILIEMKPFALGVRVEHPQVLIDSIQYHCDVRSPYSPPSSYGLVHQVRERGVYSFCMCPGGIIAPCATVPGEVVTNGWSPSKRNNPFANSGIVVELQPADFKKYASEGPLAAMAFQAAVEQRCWEAGGGTQSVPAQRLTDFVNKQASTVLPASSYQPGTTASELNEVLPEFVSDRLRAGFSAFGKKMKGYLTSEAVVHATESRTSSPVRIPRNRETLEHPEVAKLYPCGEGGGYAGGIVSAAMDGQKVARAIRAAVSK; encoded by the coding sequence ATGGCCAATGTGATTCAACTGCGCGTGAAGCCTGTGGTGGCGGCTACGCCGGAGCAGTTGGACAAAGCCGTTTCCAATGCTTTGGGCCTACGGCCCGATGAACAACTTCCACCCTACCGAATCGACCGTCGTAGCATCGATGCTCGAGGTCGCTCCGTTTGGATCAATCTAAAATTACTCGTCCAAGAACCCGGTGAAACACTAGCGCCGAGTACTTTTGAGCCTATAGCTCAGAACGTCTCGAACGCTCCCGAAGTCGTGATCATCGGTGCGGGTTCGGCCGGATTATTCGCTGCGCTCGAACTCATTGAATTCGGATTGCGTCCGATCATACTGGAACGCGGAAAAGACGTGCGTGCGCGTCGGCGCGATTTAGCCGTGTTGAACAAGGAGCACATCGTGGACCCCGATTCAAATTACTGTTTTGGAGAGGGAGGCGCCGGAACCTACAGCGACGGAAAGCTCTATACGCGATCAAAGAAACGAGGTGATATCGCCAAGGTACTTGAGTTGTTGGTAGCCTTTGGGGCTCCCGAAGATATTTTGATCGATGCGCACCCGCACATCGGAACAAACAAATTACCCAAGGTCATTACGGCCATCAGGGAGTTCATTGAAGAGTGTGGTGGCGAAGTGCGGTTTGGTGCTCGGGTCGAAAGCTTCCGGGTGAAGAACGGCAAGTTGGAAGGCGTAATAGATTCGGGCGGAACCCTTCATGCCGCTAAGGCATTTATACTCGCTACAGGGCACAGTGCGCGCGATATTTTTAGCCAGCTTCACAGGCAGGGAATTCTCATTGAGATGAAGCCATTTGCCCTGGGGGTGCGCGTTGAGCATCCGCAGGTGCTGATCGATTCGATCCAGTACCACTGTGATGTGCGTTCGCCGTACTCGCCGCCGTCGTCGTACGGTTTGGTGCATCAAGTGCGAGAGCGGGGCGTGTATTCGTTTTGTATGTGTCCGGGCGGAATCATTGCTCCGTGCGCCACGGTGCCGGGTGAAGTGGTGACGAACGGCTGGTCGCCCAGTAAGCGGAACAACCCTTTTGCGAATTCGGGCATCGTAGTGGAATTACAGCCGGCCGATTTCAAGAAGTACGCGTCGGAAGGGCCGCTGGCGGCAATGGCCTTTCAGGCCGCGGTAGAACAGCGCTGTTGGGAAGCCGGCGGAGGCACACAATCCGTACCCGCTCAGCGTTTGACCGATTTCGTGAACAAACAAGCCTCTACCGTTTTGCCGGCTTCCAGTTATCAGCCCGGAACCACGGCGAGCGAACTCAATGAGGTGCTGCCGGAATTCGTATCGGACCGTTTGCGTGCGGGATTTTCGGCCTTCGGTAAAAAGATGAAAGGTTATTTGACCTCGGAAGCCGTGGTCCACGCCACAGAGTCGAGAACGAGCTCACCGGTTCGCATCCCGCGCAACCGCGAAACCTTGGAGCACCCTGAAGTGGCCAAGCTGTACCCGTGCGGTGAGGGAGGCGGTTACGCGGGCGGAATCGTATCGGCGGCTATGGACGGGCAAAAAGTCGCAAGAGCCATTCGCGCAGCGGTTAGTAAATAA
- a CDS encoding nuclear transport factor 2 family protein: MKKLLLVLLLAPAALWAQESDREAVMETINSAYLEGITNEGDASKIDAGFHTGFNILGYNANNDRVWEFPIYYWKPAAIENAEDGSNEERGPVRFEYPLVDITGNAAIVKVEYFIGDRHVYSDYLSLYKFKDGWKIVSKIFYQHPEE, encoded by the coding sequence ATGAAAAAACTCCTACTTGTCTTACTCCTTGCTCCAGCGGCGCTGTGGGCTCAGGAGAGTGATCGCGAAGCCGTGATGGAAACCATTAACTCAGCCTATTTGGAAGGGATCACCAATGAGGGCGATGCCTCAAAGATCGACGCCGGATTTCATACTGGCTTTAACATTTTAGGCTATAACGCAAACAACGACCGGGTGTGGGAGTTCCCAATATATTATTGGAAACCCGCCGCCATTGAGAATGCCGAGGACGGTTCAAACGAAGAACGCGGACCCGTTCGATTCGAGTATCCATTGGTTGACATCACCGGCAATGCCGCCATCGTCAAGGTCGAGTACTTCATCGGTGACCGGCATGTATACAGTGACTATTTGAGTCTTTACAAGTTCAAAGATGGCTGGAAGATCGTTTCCAAGATTTTTTATCAACACCCCGAAGAATGA